The sequence GTATAGAATTATATAAGCCAGACACTATTCTTTGTAAAATGGTGGCTGTTCATTGTAAGAAGGAGACAGTTTTCATTCCTTTGATGCATACgttaaaaaattataaataaagcgAGACTAAATAATGTATGAATGTAATAAAgcatataacaaaaaaaaaataacaacttcatttattgcaaaaaaattaaataacaagAGTCAAACaggcaaaaaatcaaaataaacctCACTCAGAAGAGTCATCACTGTCAACTGACGCATGGTCTCTCTCGTCATCATCAGAAGATTCGGTCGGATGTGTAAAATAGTCTTCCTCGTTGGTCGCATCATCAGAATCATTCACATTTTCGGCGTCCTGTGACAATGATGCTGTAGCCAAAGTTTGTTGGTCATTGGCTGCACACTGATCGTCGATTCGAAGTTTTTTCCTCGGGACACCTCGCTTACAACGACATGTGGATTTGCGGAGCACTTTCTTGTTGGATCGGGTTTTGCAGTGTCTGAATAGCCTTACCTTGCAAAACTTTTCCAAATCTTGTTTTTTGTACGTAGGATCACCGATTTGTACAAGCTTCAACATCAAATCTGTCACGTTCCCGAATTCGCGAAAACCTCGAGACGATTTTTCTCCCCTGTTCACTCCAGTCCACGTAAACTTATTCCAGAACTGTCTAGTGAAGAGACAGTCCGCTATCACGTAACACGCATTGTCGCCTTTGCCAGCGTATGCATTCGGTACAATGATGCGAGCGTAGTACTCCAActataaaattcaaaaatacgtACATAAAATAAGAAACAGTGATTCAATATGAAATAACTTACAAATTTAGCTTGCAGTGTCCCGTCGTTCAATTCAATGTTGAACTGCTCAACATCTTCCTCGGTGTCGATGAGAGGACGTTTTTCGATGATGATATCGTTGGTTGATGAGgttttatctttctctttatccATAACTTCAAAAACAGCTGCAAGACGCGGAAAATTTGATTCAAAGCATTTGTCCACTGCTTTGGCTACCGCCTGCTCAACAGCTTTGGAAACCGCTTGAGAAACGGCCTTTTCGATAACTTTGCCCAGATGAGATTCGATAGCCATAGGAACAGAGTCATTCACAGAATCACAAATTGCTTGTTTGATCAGCGCGTCAAGATCAGTCACATCTTCGTTAGAATCATCTGTAATTGTgcaaaaaattaagcattataataaaacttaagaaaaTTAATCGTTCACGCGTTTTGACACTGTTTTATGTATCATAAAATGTGCCCTTTCTACTCTAGAAATCAATATCGTTTATGGTTGGCTTTGAAATATAAGGGACAAAAATCGCTCACCAGTTTGCATCATATTTCCTTGATGAAGGAAACCAGTCCCAGTGTTGGTCATCGATGTCGTGTATGTGTCAAGAtctgaaaataacaaaaaaaaaactgtttttatcatttcatcatttaCATGCTAAAACTAGGTATCTGCATTTCAGCAACTTTTCAGTAGACCATTTGGAAAACAAATCAATTGTTATTATTTGCATTGATGAGCACTTTATTGTGTTTAGATACCTCTTTGGAAAATGgttcaaattttttaattttgtttttgcagaCACACAATTTTAGCACTAAGGGATCGTTCAATGTTCAATGTTACATTTACATCCCTTTGATATGATCTTTATCGCTTATATTTACCTTGGTCATTATTTGAAATCAGCAGCTCGCCTGGTCCGATCTTTGGAACGATCTCTCCTACTACATCAAGGGAAGTTTGAGCGTTTCCGTGGTCGGATGGGCTTGATATACCGGAATTCAACAGCGCAGCGTTGATTTCTACCATAAACGGAGGGGCTCCAGGCCTTACATTCTGGTGGCCGAATGATGTCGATGGTTGTTCGTCGTATGGTTTTTGTTCAGGAGACAGTGATCCTACAGACAGTATCTGTGGCATGCTTAACGAAGAAATCGTTTCTGGAACTGGTGATCGCAGTATCTGTGGAGGTACTAGAGGCAGCTTCTGTTGAGTCAGCGTCCGTGGAAGTGATGATGGGAGTGTCTGTGGAGGCGTTGAAGACAGCATTTGCCCAGCATTCAGTTGCTTTTTCTGCACGAGAGCTATATGAAAAACGCAAAGTAAAGGTTTTCTTTAATTCATGCTTAATTTCTTACCAAAGTATCTTCATACCTGCACAGAGCTCATTCAACTCATCTAATTTAGTTGCaggtttctttttcttcttcttagcGAGTACCTTCTTCTTCCCTTCGAAATCCGAAACATCTTTTCTGGCCAATTCTTCCACAGCCGCCTCCGCTGGTGCCAGGTTCCGGAACTTTTTAGTTACCATCACTGGAATGGCTTTCGTTGCTCCGTGAAAACTGGTACCGTCCTTCCGCATTCTCTCAATTTTATCGTTGCCTATGGATTTTGGCCACATCAAAAATCCCCCTTTCACCCAACTCATGGGAACTGTAAGCACTTGTAGCCGACCATTCTCGAGGAACTGCACAACACCAAACAtctgaaacaaaatcattatttaatcaaacaaacaaacagaaaAATTTGTTATAGAATACTTACTTTATCTAACTTTTTTATGCAAATCTTTTACACGCACCAGAACGAACGTTGAGTTGGCTTGTTTACATTTCTGTGGGTAACGTTTTGATGGCAGTGCAACCAGAAATTTTTACTTCAACTTTTCGAGCActttatttttctcaaaaaaaaatcactcagtATATTTTTAATAATCCTTCCTAGCTAGAAAATTTGAACGTAATACGTTCAATTAGCAATATTTAACGCATTGTAGCGTAATTCAGTAGTTGTTAAATTATTGTTGACCAAGCAACATTTAGAAGCCGAATATTTATACAAAGTATATAGCCGAGTCCCTGGGAACAATGTTAGTGATCAGCTTTCAAAATCATTTCGAATTATAAATACGTTCGAATGAAATTGTATGAGAGCAGGACGAAATCACGTAAGATATAAAAAAGATTGCATAAGGGGATTAGAATATTGTTCTGCACAGTATGTAGTCATTTATAAGATCAGAATGAGTTTGATTAAATCATAAATACATAATTCGAAAGTAAATGAAACCTACTGCTCTCCAAGCAACAGGTGTAGTTAGGAGTGAGGATTGTCGATGGACTATCGAATTAGCGATGAATGGTTCGAGGCTGGACGCTGCTGctgataaaaataaattcatagGTCACAACATTGTAACATTTCACATACAATTAAAGATAAAAATGTGTTCCTCGGCATTTCGATCATTAAATCGAATACAAGAatcttactttttttttattgccgATGGTAATTATGTATTGTTCCATTAGTGGATTTATATACTACCAATATTAAATATAATTATCCAAATTTATTCCAACAATAATCCAAATGACCATTCAGTACAATTTTAGAGTTATGCAAACGGAATCGTTAATGAGTTATGCATTGGTACAAGCGAGATCATTTATGAGTTGTACATAGTAAAAACGAAATTATTCAGAATACAATTTGAAATTAAAGATAAGGTTGTATAAAGTGTCTAATAAGGTTGCAAAATGCTGAAGCAATTTTTGATATATGTACGCATATGGCCTTCAAATATGTGCACGTAGAGCTGTTTTCAGCATTTTAAACGACTATTTTTTACCGCATATTGATTCACTTAAAAGAACTATAAATACCTTACGTGATCAAAATTGTTGGCTGggcatggttcattcttcgccgccacacaccgccttcttgcacaccgccaaagatggtcctaagcacccgtctctcgaatactccgagtgcttgcaagtcctcctcgagcattgtccatgtttcatgtccgtagaggataaccggtcttataagcgtcttgtacatgacacatttggtgcggtggcgaatctttttcgaccgcagtttcttctggagcccgtagtaggcccgacttccacagatgatgcgccttcgtatttcacgactaacgttgttgtcagccgttagcaaggatccgaggtaga comes from Armigeres subalbatus isolate Guangzhou_Male chromosome 2, GZ_Asu_2, whole genome shotgun sequence and encodes:
- the LOC134209494 gene encoding uncharacterized protein LOC134209494 codes for the protein MFGVVQFLENGRLQVLTVPMSWVKGGFLMWPKSIGNDKIERMRKDGTSFHGATKAIPVMVTKKFRNLAPAEAAVEELARKDVSDFEGKKKVLAKKKKKKPATKLDELNELCAALVQKKQLNAGQMLSSTPPQTLPSSLPRTLTQQKLPLVPPQILRSPVPETISSLSMPQILSVGSLSPEQKPYDEQPSTSFGHQNVRPGAPPFMVEINAALLNSGISSPSDHGNAQTSLDVVGEIVPKIGPGELLISNNDQGKYKR